DNA sequence from the Eptesicus fuscus isolate TK198812 chromosome 7, DD_ASM_mEF_20220401, whole genome shotgun sequence genome:
AAGATGAGTATGATGACTTCTGCTCAAAAACGTTCAGGTTCGACTATTTACACTGGAATTAGAGCTCTGACTAAAACTGAACAAAGAATAAATACCAAAAATCGAAGTAAAAACTGATTTAGGAAAACTCTGCCTGTAAGACCAGCCTCTAATATCCATGGTGACAGCCCCCCCTCCTGTTAAAGGAGCTCTCCTGTGTCAAGCCCGCAGGAGCCCGCCGGTGTGGAAACTCCGCGCAGGTGTTCCAGTATCCTGCCCCGCTGGAAGGCGACGCACCGCTCCGGTCCTGGCTTCTGGCCGCTCTGCTTGGTTTTTCTGCGCGAAGCACACTATGAAAGGTAACACCGTGCTCATACCGTTCTTTCATTCGGTGTATTTTCTCTCTTGGGACTCCATGAATGTTTCTTCTACACGGAAAACATGCAAACATTTAGTTAAGGCCATATATCAAAATGAATTACTTGTAGTTTACAAGTCCTGTAGAATTACATACGTATGCACTCTATCCTCAGGGTTTAACTCTTTCAGGTTCCACTCCTGTTTTCCAGGCTGCCCTGCACACCCCTAAACCACCCTGAGGCTTGTAGAGAGCTAATGCAGCAGAAATGCTTTGTTTCTGGAAATCTCAATTCTGTGCTTCAAGACACAAAAGAACACCAGGAAATCTTTTTATGGTATATTTGCCTGTTAAGCATGAATATATCAATTTACGTGGGTCCATCCTCGACACTTCTAGATGATTATTAAAACAATCTTAAATCCTAGTGGGCGGGAGAATCAACTGGGGATACAAGTCACCATGTAATTCCCAGAACTTCCAACTATGGGAAGGGAGCCACGAACTAGGATTTTTAACATCCAGCTCAGGCGGCTGTGGTTCACAAACCCACTTTGGAAACCCTGTGTCTCCTTTTAACCATAAGGTGAACTAGCCTTATtcctaaaaaggaaattctgtttTCACTGGTAACTTAAACCGTTGACATTATCAAATAACACAGATAATATCACAACCCATGCATTCAATCAACAAGTTAGTGTTATTTGGACATTTATTGCTTATAAATTAGAAGCAGCATCTGGACCACAAATGAACCACAGACTTTGCAGCATCTAAAGATATTTATTTAGCCTAAATGCAAAAACACCACTGGCGTGTATAATCCCATGCAGAAGGAAGTGCTTTTAAATGTGCATTAATGAAGAAGCATTTTAGCTAAATGTTAGAAGGACCGAGTTCAAGCCAAGATTTTAGCATTTAGCGTTATATTAGAAAACTGACCCAAAACTAAAGTCTTCACATTAATAACTCCCAAGTTATCAGTTTCTAAGAATTACCATTTCTGGCCTGAAAACTACCATGTCCATTTCCAGCCTGAAAAGATTCTTTTGTTCGGTCTGAAATACCTGAAAACAGCAGGACATATAATGAGGAGCTAGGAAAACACAGAAGTACCTGGCTAACTCTTGAACGTTGAATTTCCAGCGAGTCTCGGGTTCTCGGAATATAACTTCATAGTTATTTTCAAGTGCCTAATTTTTCAAAAGTACATAAAACATTGAACACACGGTATGTATGCATGGGAATGTTCATACTGGCATTAAACATTCACTGCAtatcttttataaaattacttttgttttacCAGTAAGCCACTGCCTTAGTTTATCTTAATAAATATAGTTGGCTCATGGCCATACTTAGCCACTCTCAGATTAATTCCCAGTGATAAATTTTGGTCCATTTTATCTACTACATAGGAAAATTATAAAGGTTATTTATtttagacactttttaaaatagctgAACTAGCTTAAACTTCCTGTCCATGAGCAATGACCTCAATGGCTTCTCAAAGTCCCTTATAGGATTATCACAGATTTATGTCTGTCAAATGCCTTCTCCTATTCCTCATGACGTGGTTAGAAAATGGTGGTGCCACAGAAGCAGAGCCTATGAAATAAAAGTGATTCCCATCCCTTACATACTCTTCCTTCCAGAAGCAGCTCAGTGGGGCTCAGTGCACTGCCCATTTCCTTGTTAGAGAACTTTAGTTTACCAAAAAGAGAAAACTTACAGTTTACATATAAACACCCAAATATCCTTTGAATTCATAAATTCACTACTATGTTTTTATCTCAAACTGAACTCTCAATAATAAAAGTTCAATGAAAAGAGCTAAGTAAAAAGATTTCCTCTTCATTCTTGAGATGAACACTTCTAATTAGGAAAGGAGTCAAGCATCATATATGGAAAATATCTAATTTCTGGGTCTTATTAATAGCTATGGATGGCTGAAAAAGATTGTATAtatccagaaaataaaaagtaacatgggccctagccggtttggctcagtggatagagcgtcagccagcaaactgaaaggtcccaggttcgattccagtcaagggcacatgcccgggttgtgggctcgatccccagtgggggggcttgcaggaggcatccaatcaatggttctctcatccttgatgtttctatctcctcttcctcttccttcctctctgaaatcaataaaaatattaaaaaaaaaaaaagtaacatgacTTCCCTTAAGTGACTTTCAGTTCCCCCTAACTCGTGGTTTTGAGTCGTGCCTTAATTAACTTCACTCTACATATCCCTGTTCATTTCTCTCCCAAGTGGACTCTTGATCCATGAACTGAAGTGACTACAATGGTAATGTTCATTCCCTCCTGCTTTCACCAAAGTCCCACCCGTGGGCCTACATGAAGTTGATGAGAATATAGTTAGAGAAAAGCTCACCTGTATATAAGTTATTTTGCCCAAAATGTGCAAGAGGCCTAAAAATAGACTGCCATGAGTCCGGTTTGGGAGCTATTCGTGTGACAAAAGCAGAACATTCAGCTGTCTTCTTCCTGCCCCCTGACTGTGTCTggctcttttctccttcctacaCCCAATAGGGAATGAAAATTCACTAGTATAAGAGATGAAACATGTCTGAAAACAGGTCAGAccctttaaaattaaagaaaaaatgtgcaCACTGTATTCATCTTACTGTTTTTTCCTATTCTGACAATTAGCTGAATGGTTATATTTGCATGCTAGTGTCTTAATAGGATTACAGTATTAAtcttaaatctgtttttaaactaaaaactCTATTGCCCTGAAACTCCCTTGCAGCAACAGTATCTAGTACTGAACTCTCCGGCTAGTGAAAAGCAGACTGTCCTCTAATAAAATCTATAACTCTGTTCGTCCAATTTCTCTGCAAGTTTCCGTGGGTCCTCCACGTGGACCTTCCCTTAGGAAAACAAACAAGACAGGAAAGCTATCAAAAATTCTGATCCAGGACTATTTACAACTTGTACCCTTAAGGTGATAATAGCATGTCAGCAAATTTGAGCCATTGAACAGCAGAGGAACACAAAAATAACTGCTTTACCTGCTCTGTGAGACACTGTTAATACATGTGAGATCGTGGATGAtcagaaaatgaggaaagaacaAAAGTTTCAACTTTCTCACAAAATGTCCATAACTGAAAATTCAGAATGATACTTCTTCCTACCATGACTGCATAGGGCTTCATTTCCCAGGCGTGGAGGTTGGTATTATCAATAATAATGGGGGATATGCCATTCCTCATTGCTTTTCTTGCTGCAACACAATGTTATACAACAGTGAACAACATGCAACAGTCAGACAGAGAGGGTGAGCATACCCATATCTTGTCATTTTATTACAGCATGTCCTCATCACACAAAGTTAATGCCGCCTACTTCGGGACCCATTATCAATCATTTTCCTGGAATCTAGGAAGGTTTGGCATTCTGTCCGGGGGGAGGGAGAACGGCAATTAAATGTATCATTCTGCAGCAGCTACGATCTAAGTGCACAACGGGATTTCTCAGGAGTCTGAAAAAGAATTTGTCACCTCTTTTCTGGTTCCATTCATGAGCCTCCTCTAGGAAGTCTGGGTTGAACTCATAGGTACCATCTTCCCTGAAGAAAAAGTCATCCGTGCTGAAAATCAGGGCCCTGGGAAAGTCGTGTTGCAATTGTCTGGAAAGTGAGAAAGGAGGGATTGTTTGATGACCGTGAATTGATGTAATAGAAAATCATCTTCTGTTTCTAACATTTAGCAATTTGTAATTGTGAGACCACCAGGTTTTGAGTtgttgaaatttaatttaaaaacagagaTGCTTATTATCTTTAGAAGGCCCTGCTCCTATCAAAGAAGCAGGAGTGGGCTAAGAGGCAACTGTGTGAGTTGCCTAACTCTTGACACTAAGAAGTGCTGTCCCTGCCACTGACTTCCGCAGCAACCAGGACTGACTAGAGAAAACTGGAAGCTGACAGTGGGATGACAATCTTTCCTTATGGGCCCCAGTTCCTTCTGCTATTCTTCTGGGATGTACCAGtgcccttctcttctcccttaaACTCTCACCTGTCCTGGGTCCCATCTCCTGGAACTCTGTTCTCTCTAAGGACCCATCTCAGAAACTAATTCTTGCTCAAGTATGAAATGTAGATAAAAGTGATGGGTGTGTACTATCCCTACTAGGtagcatttttacatttttgaaaacatattgttactagaggcctggtgcatgaaaattcatgcactggagaggggggtccctcagcccagcctgccccctctcacagtccgggagccctcagcggcgggaggcgacctggtgatcaggggaaggcgacgtgCCCATCACACCGCCGCTGCTCCACTGTCGGCAGCGCAAGcttcggccggccctggttacctgagcctcgggccggccccgggcggctggggggctgagaggcctgagcgccgccatcttgtggctgtgggtgccatcatctttgggggtgtggcagtcaattagcatattccctccttcttggctgtgggtgccgccatatttgagggcagggcagtcagttagcatactccctccttattggctgtgggcactgccatctttgcgatggcataagggtcaattagcatattccctctttattagataggattgatttcagagaggaagggaaagggggagatagatagaaacatcaatgatgaaagagaatcattgattagctacctcctgccccccccacacgggatcaagcccacaacctgggcatgtgcctgactgggaatccaactgtgaccttctggttcataggttgacgctcaaccactgagccatgctggctgggccatatttacattttaatagtgACCCAAaccaaatgaaaacacaataggAGAAGGAAAGAGGTAGGCCCAACATTCCCCACATCTTCCTAAATCTCTGTCACTCActctaaatatgaaaatatgagaaaaaaataaataaaaactaccaTGGAGTCCCCCCtttaaagcaaaaaacaaacaaaagcagcaCATTAAGTTATGCACAAAATAACAAGATGTTTTCACTTAAAATACTTATTCAGACGGATATTATACTAGGTGGTAAGTGGGTAAATCCCtgagcttcctcatctgtaaaaatcgAGGGTAATGATACCTCTCTTGCTCAGTGATGACAATCTacgtaataaaagcctaagcaaccattacggcagaacgaccagtcgctatgacacacactgaccaccaaggggcagacgctcaacaccaGAGCTACCCCCtagttgtcagtgcactcccacaggggagtgagctcagccagaagccgggctcatggccgCCGGgctcagcggcagtggcgggagcctcttccacctccacagcagcgttaaggagcagcgagccaagtggtaaggagcagtgagttaGGCGGGCAGCAAGGAAGGAGgtaggggtcctggactgcgagagggatgctgactgccagggggagcgggcctaagctgtcaggcagacatcccccgaggggtcccagattgtgagagggcgcaggccgggctgaaggaccctcctcccccacaccaattttgtgcatcgggcctctagtgacctAATAACATGGGGAAGCACCTAGGGCAACCCTGACAACAGTGAGTGTGTGTCTTTCCTTTATCCCTACAACACTCACCAGCCTAATTCTAACTTCAAGACAAATtccgcctggctggtgtggctcagtggttgagtgtcgagtTATGAACTCTTCTTCTTGTTTGTTCATCTCCACCAAAAAAAATCATCTCTGGTCAGGAAAGAACAGAATGAATGTGAGGCACTGGGGCCGCAGGTGGGAGTGAACACCTACATCACTGGGAAAGACTTGGGTTCAGGTGTTGCTTCTGCCCCTTCTGGTCATGTGACCCATCTCTCTAAGCTTCTGTTTTCttaactgaaaaatacaaattaaacagAGCTGctaacccagccagcatggctcagtggctgagcggcgacctatgaaccatgaggtcacagttggattcccagtcagggcacatgcccaggttgcaggcttgatccccagtgtggggtgtgcaggaggcagccaatcaatgattctctctcatcgctgatgtttgtatctctctccctctctcttcctctctgaaatcaataaaactaataaaaataaacggagctgccctaaccagtttggctcattggatagagcatcggcctgcagattgaagggtcccaggttctattccggtcaagggcatgtaccttggttgcaggcacatccccagtagggggcatgcaggaggcagctgatcgatgtttctctctcatcaatgtttctaactctctatccctctcccttcctctctgtaaaaaaatcaataaaatatatattttttaaaataaataaaataaaaataaatggagctGCTAGCAAGGCTGAAATGAGGTAAGGGAAAACACTTTGCAAATGGTAAGGCACTTTACAACCACAAAGGACTGATATTtcattaataactagaggcctgatgcacaaaattcatgcaagagtaggccttcgcagccactgcagctgcctcGATCCCTCCTTCGCAGCcgtagccctggcttcatccagaaggtcgtccagatggtcgttctgctgttcagccatttggtcaatttgcatattatgcttttattattatagactagtggcccagtacacaaaattcgtgcaccgggggggggggggggcggggtgtccctcagcccggcctgcaatctctccaatctgggacccctcgggggatgtccaactgccagtttaggcctgatcccagcagtgagacacccctctcacaatccgggactgctggctcctaactgctcgcct
Encoded proteins:
- the N4BP2L1 gene encoding NEDD4-binding protein 2-like 1 isoform X1, whose protein sequence is MEDSFLESFGRLSLRQAQPRAPAPPPPRGTPPRRHSFRKHLYLLRGLPGSGKTTLARQLQHDFPRALIFSTDDFFFREDGTYEFNPDFLEEAHEWNQKRARKAMRNGISPIIIDNTNLHAWEMKPYAVMALENNYEVIFREPETRWKFNVQELARRNIHGVPREKIHRMKERYEHGVTFHSVLRAEKPSRAARSQDRSGASPSSGAGYWNTCAEFPHRRAPAGLTQESSFNRRGGCHHGY
- the N4BP2L1 gene encoding NEDD4-binding protein 2-like 1 isoform X2 — encoded protein: MEDSFLESFGRLSLRQAQPRAPAPPPPRGTPPRRHSFRKHLYLLRGLPGSGKTTLARQLQHDFPRALIFSTDDFFFREDGTYEFNPDFLEEAHEWNQKRARKAMRNGISPIIIDNTNLHAWEMKPYAVMVFQTEQKNLFRLEMDMVVFRPEMKKHSWSPKRENTPNERTV
- the N4BP2L1 gene encoding NEDD4-binding protein 2-like 1 isoform X3, yielding MEDSFLESFGRLSLRQAQPRAPAPPPPRGTPPRRHSFRKHLYLLRGLPGSGKTTLARQLQHDFPRALIFSTDDFFFREDGTYEFNPDFLEEAHEWNQKRGISDRTKESFQAGNGHGSFQARNEETFMESQERKYTE
- the N4BP2L1 gene encoding NEDD4-binding protein 2-like 1 isoform X4; translation: MEDSFLESFGRLSLRQAQPRAPAPPPPRGTPPRRHSFRKHLYLLRGLPGSGKTTLARQLQHDFPRALIFSTDDFFFREDGTYEFNPDFLEEAHEWNQKREETFMESQERKYTE